CTATTTACAGAAGGTATCACACCACTTGCAGTTGTATTTCCATAAGAGCCACTGCATGTTGAACAGTTGCAATAATGACTAATAGAACATGTACCATATAATCTACCTTTAGACTGAGTTACATTATTATTGCTTGTTGGTGCAGAAGTAGCTACAACAGGCTTTTCTTCATCTAACCATTCAGAATACATATATCCTTCAATATCATCGTATTTAATTGCATACCATTCAGGATTATCAGTAGAAGTGATTTCTACTTTTGTTCCTTTTGGTAAGGCTTTAATAACATTACTTTCAGTTGTTTCTGCCTCTCTAATATTTAATCCACTGTTTGCTGTTACATACATATCTTTTAATT
The DNA window shown above is from Blautia hansenii DSM 20583 and carries:
- a CDS encoding SH3 domain-containing protein — its product is MMLKKLMTTGALVLCLIAPVTVKAEELKDMYVTANSGLNIREAETTESNVIKALPKGTKVEITSTDNPEWYAIKYDDIEGYMYSEWLDEEKPVVATSAPTSNNNVTQSKGRLYGTCSISHYCNCSTCSGSYGNTTASGVIPSVNRTVAMGRNVPFGTKIRIGNNPTVYTVEDRGGAIGRNNVDVFVGSHSEAMNKGRYSAPVYIVE